The genome window GTTGCTATGATACCTCCTACCCTTACAGCCCATCAAAGTAATCGTGTATGCAATGCTTTAGCTCTCATGCAATGTGTAGCTTCTCATCCAGAAACCAGGTCTGCTTTCTTGCAAGCTCATGTACCACTGTTCCTGTACCCTTTCCTTCACACTGTGTCTAAAACTCGCCCTTTTGAATATCTGCGCTTGACCAGTCTAGGTGTTATAGGGGCTTTAGTAAAGACCGATGAACAGGAAgttattacatttcttttgACAACAGAAATCATACCACTCTGTCTCCGTATCATGGAAAATGGCTCGGAACTCTCCAAGACTGTGGCCACATTCATATTACAGAAAATCTTATTGGATGACAGTGGTTTATGCTATATATGCCAAACATATGACAGATTTTCTCATGTAGCTATGATACTCGGTAAGATGGTCTTGTCTCTAGCAAAAGAGCCATCAGCACGTTTGCTGAAACATGTTGTTCGCTGTTATCTCCGTTTGTCCGACAACCCAAGAGCCAGGGAGGCTCTGAGACAATGTCTTCCAGATCAGCTTCGCGATGCAACATTCACATCATGTCTTCAAGAGGATAACTCCACTAAGCATTGGTTGGCGCAGTTGATAAAGAATTTGGAAGTTCCACCACAACCTGCAAGCCCAGCACAACCAAACATGTGAGCATCAAATAaggaaataatatttgtgaaatatttattatgcttTAGTTAATCTTCACTTTTAAATCTCATAGAATTGAatacatctttaaaaaaaagttgtttccacaacaaattttgttactttctGCTTATGAattgataattgttttttttatttttattaaatagcataattgttacaatttcaTTCTATATTCTTGCTTAATGAATTCTTAATTTGTAAAaggaatttgttttaaaaatgtattatttttttaggtacAAAACCAGATGaaacaattatattgtatGCAGGTGTAGTGGACTGGATTAGAAATACacttttacaacttttttgtactattgttttatttttctcaactataatttttgttttataaaattacacatttttcacaaaatttgaAAGACAAGACAAGGAAGAAAtggaattttgaaataaacaacataCTGTATAGTCCATTAAGACTATTTGCAACAATAATTTAGATGTTTttcatttagaaatataaatattattaatcacttgaatttttaatgagaaattaatttttaaaaatctggACCTCTTTTTGGATACTTTGTCAAAGCCCAATGTCTAGCACTTTGGCTGTCAATATAGACAGGCCTACAAGTTCTGTTTCTGCTTGTCCCAGGGTTTTCACTGATTTGATATGATCTTAAGCTATTATTATCCTTCACAGTTTCAGAAACATCAGAGAATTGTGTACAGCGGGTTATGCATGATTCTGTTCCGGAACAGTAGTAGCATGACTTATCAGCTTGacataattgaatttttgatGTCTGGACATTTTTCACATCATTCCTCAATGGTTTCATAACTCTACCACAAGTGCATGTTGctctttttcttatattagtCATGCACTCAATGTTAGAAGTTAAAGGTCCagatattattgtatttatagatttatcagtaaaaactttattgtaaACAGTTTCTCGTGATCTGAATTTAGTAATGACAACAGCAGATTTTCCCTTGggtataatattgttaacgACTTTCCTTTTTTCGATTAGAATGGATCTGGTTGGACTTGCATCTTGACTTTTGGAAATATCTGTGTAATGTGAAGAGGCGGATGATTGTTCTAAAACTGGATTTACTATATCACCACATAGCTTTTCCGCTATAGTAGacatgaatatttatttttataatactttaatacTATCCCAACTCCAACTCCAATGTCTTCAATTGCTTCCTTGTAAAACATTATACtatatttacgaaaattttaaatatttacatcattGTCTTATCATAATAAATCAGAGATTTTTGAATCgaaatattttgctatttcctaatattagttaatttatgtcagtttaaaagaaaatatttatgacatttGTTATTGGAcactctgtataaaatatgtcatcccggacattatctttgacaaaacagagaaaataatatattttaaacggggattttggtctcagaatcCCACAGTTACTATATCTATTCCTCCTGAAATATAACCCCTAACCCCTAGGGGTTTTAGCACTGACCACTATGAAGATCAGTGGCAGGATGGCGTTGATGACATTAATTACTATATGGGCAAAATTCATTGGCATGAAGATTCAAAATTGTGTACATGTCAAAGTCATTGGCAAAGCGATTGTTGTCTTGTCTAGAACTAGAACATAATGACATTGGCATAAGCTGACAGCTGTAATCATGAAAATGgaaaaatttagataaattaaattaaactcatCTCTGAATGTTCACCTTCAAAGAtggcaaataatttaaaaatcaatagatcgacaagtaaataaataaacttataattgtataaatgtatatttatctaaattcATAATGTGGGTTTTTGGATATGGGTCCTTAGTTTGGaaagtagattttgaatacgAATACAAACTTGTAGGTTACATAAAAGGTTACTTGAGAAGATTCTATCAGCATAGTATAGACCATAGAGGAATACCCGAGAAGGTGAGATAATTGCTTCATAACTTATTAACACATTTGGTTATTCAAAT of Papilio machaon chromosome 18, ilPapMach1.1, whole genome shotgun sequence contains these proteins:
- the LOC106721784 gene encoding CCR4-NOT transcription complex subunit 9 — translated: MNNNMSAQQSPAQTSMQAAVDREKVYTWILELCNPESRENALLELSKKREVVQDLAPMLWHSFGTIAALLQEITNIYVAMIPPTLTAHQSNRVCNALALMQCVASHPETRSAFLQAHVPLFLYPFLHTVSKTRPFEYLRLTSLGVIGALVKTDEQEVITFLLTTEIIPLCLRIMENGSELSKTVATFILQKILLDDSGLCYICQTYDRFSHVAMILGKMVLSLAKEPSARLLKHVVRCYLRLSDNPRAREALRQCLPDQLRDATFTSCLQEDNSTKHWLAQLIKNLEVPPQPASPAQPNMYKTR